In Mycolicibacter virginiensis, the DNA window GAGACGTCAGTGCGCTAACGAAAAACCTTGCCAGGCCTTGCGTCGCTCGGGGGCCGGGTCGTATTCCAAGCGGGTCTTGCGGTCGAACACCATGACGGCACGCTCGTCGGCGGTGTAGGCCGGCCAGCCCTCGTCCGGCACCCCCGCCCGGCTGAACGCTCCCCAACGGCGCTGCACCTGCTTGCTGACCTGCAACGCCGTCCGGCGGTCCGCACCGGCCGTGAGCAGCCGGCCAAAACCGCCAGTGCGGTACACATCGAACACCGCGAACAACTCGGTGGCGTGCGTGGCACCCATGCCCGACCAGCGCAGCATCCGCGGCGCGTAGTCGTAGCGGTAGACGTAGGTGGGGGCATGGGCCCCATGGGCATCGGCGATTTGCCACACCGCGGCATTGAAGGCGAAATCACCGCCGAGCCGGATGCACGCCGCCCGCTTCGGGTAGTCCGGATAGGCGGCGATGATGCGGTCACGCACCCCCGCGTCGGTGCCGGCCAGTACCGCCTCGACCATCGGCTCGTCCACCGGCAGCATCTTGAGGAATCGGGTGAACAGCCGCCCCTCATCGGCGTTGCTGCCCACGATGAGCGGAACCCGGTGGGCTGATCCCTGCCGCATCGCCTCAATCGGGTCCACCGGCAGCACGTCGTCGCCGCAGACCGGCCCGATCGGGAACGCGCCCAGCATGTCTCGGTTGCCGTCGGCGATCAATCGGTCTTGGGCGGCCAGCAGCTCCGACGGCGTCACGCGCAGCAGTGCCTGGGCGCCGGACGGTCGTACCCCGAGCAATGCGGCGAATCGCTCGGCGAAGGCGGCAGCAATGTCGGTGTTGCGCACCAGACCTGCGGCCGGGCTTTCGGCGATCGCACGAGTGAACAAGCCTTGCGCCGCGGGAACCGCCAACAGGGTGGCCACCGCGTGCGCACCCGCGCTCTCCCCGAAGATGGTGACGTTGTCGGGGTCACCGCCGAATGTCGCGATGTTCTCCTGAACCCAGCCCAGGGCTAGCACCAGATCGCGCAGATACAGGTTGCTGTCCAGGGTGACCTCGGGGGTCGACAGCGAGGACAGATCGAGACACCCCAGCGCACCGAGCCGGTAGTTGACCGACACGTACACACAACCGCGACGGGCCAGCGCCGCACCGTCATAGATGGGGGTGGCCGAACTGCCCATGATGTAGCCGCCACCGTGGATGAACACCATGACCGGCAGCGGGCCCGTGTCGGTGTCCTCCGGGGCCACCACGTTGAGCGTCAGGCAGTCCTCACTGGTCGGCTGGAACCGGCCGGGACCCAGGACGGTGTAGAACCGTTCCTGCGGCGCGCAATTGGTGAAACCGTGGCAATGGCGTACCCCCGACCACGGCTCCGCCGGCTGGGGCGCCCTGAACCGCAGCGGACCGACCGGCGGGCGGGCATACGGAATGGACCGCCATCTGCGCACCCCGTCGCGGACGAAACCCTCCACAACGCCGGTGGCGATGCGGGCCTGCACAGGGTGGTTATGCATGAGCCGAACGGTAGCGAATCACCCGGTGGTTAGCGAACCTCGACGAAGGAGAGGTGCGGCTGGACCGCCGCTTGGACACGGCCGGTTAGCGAACCTCGACGAAGGAGAGGTGAGGCTGGACCGCCGCTTGAGCAGGGCCGGTTAGCCTAACGGCATGCGTCTCACCGGGCTGGTCGCCGTACTGCTGTTGGTCGCGGGATGTTCTGGCGCCAAGGTCGAAGAGCCGACGCCGACTTCGACTGGTTCGTCTTCCTCCAGCACGGCACCGCCGTCGACATCGGCGACGTCAACCTCGGCGAAGCCCACGGGGCCGCTGGCTCCCCCGGCTGCGGGCGCGGCGATCGCCGACGTCATCGCCTGGATAGAAGCCGGCCAGCCCGTCGACACCGCCGACTACCACAAGGCCACCCGCGACGGCGAGGTCACCGATCTCATCAATGATGTCGCCTTCACGGTGGGAGCTGCGCCGCGCCGCGCCACCACCTGCATCAGCGATTCCGGTTCCCCCGACAGCGCCTTGGCCTGTGTGGTGGATCTGGCGAACCCGCCGGCACAGCCCGCCGACATCTACGGCGAGTGGAAAGGCGGCTGGGTCGACTTCGGCGGCAACACGCTGCGGGTGGGCTCCGCGCACGGCGATCCGGGCCGGTTTGTGCACGGCGACGGCGCGCAGCTGCCGGACGGATCGACCCTGTCGTTCGGCGACTACCGTTGTCGGGCGGATCGAGTCGGGCTGATCTGCGTGAACTACGCCCACCGGTCGGCGGTGCTGCTGCGCCCGGCGGGCATCGGAACCTTCGGCTGCCTGCACCCGGTACCGCCCCCAGCCGACGCCGGCGAGCAGTTCAGCTGCGCCAGCTGAGCTTCAGCGCCAACGGTCGGCCGAATCGACGGCCTGCAGCAGAATGTCGCACAGTTGCCGCAGCTCGTCGTGGGGAGCGTCTTCGGACAGCGCGGTCGCGATGTCCTCGGCCGCACATCGCACCTGATAGACCCGATCGGACAGGGCGGTCGCCTCGTCGGCGGAAAGCACCACGGAGTCGGGCGTCAGGGCCGTCGTCTTCCCGCTGCTGATCAGGGCACGCTGCTCGTAGGCGCGCTGCCGGCAGGACTGCCGGCAGTACTGGCGGCGCCGGCCGATCCCGGCATCACCCACATCGCGGCCACACCATCGACACGGCTGGGGGCGGGGACTGCGAGGCACGTCGAACACCTTAATCCGAGGACGGCGACGTTCCCGGTATCATGAGAGGTCGCGCCATATGCGCCGGGAACTTCAGAGGGTTCGCTCGCGTTGACACTCGCGAGGCATTTTTCACCAATAGGCATAAGGAGAGTGGGTCATGGCTGATCGTGTTCTGCGGGGCAGTCGGCTGGGAGCCGTGAGCTACGAGACCGACCGCAACCACGACCTGGCACCGCGCCGCATGGCGCGCTACCGCACCGACAACGGTGAAGAGTTCGAGGTGCCGTTCGCCGACGACGCGGAGATCCCCGGCACCTGGATGTGCCGTAACGGCCTGGAAGGCACCCTGCTCGAGGGCGACCTGCCCGAGCCGAAGAAGGTCAAGCCGCCGCGCACCCACTGGGACATGCTGCTGGAGCGCCGCTCGGTCGAAGAGCTCGAAGAGCTGCTCAAGGAGCGCTTGGAGTTGATCAAGACGAAGCGGCGCGGCTAAAAACCGCGGGCTTGTTCGCACCGCGGCGTCTCGCCCGAGACGCCGCGGTGTTTTAGCTTCGGGCGCTCCGCAGCCGGTTCACCCGGCCGCCGATCCCCCACCGCGCGACCTTGACCATCGCTTCGCGGATGTTCGAGCCACTCATCTTCGACACGCCCAGCTCACGTTCGGTGAACGTGATCGGCACCTCGGTGATGGTGAACCCGTTGTTGACGGCGCGCCAGGTGAGGTCGACCTGGAAGCAGTAGCCCTTCGAGTCGACCGCGTCCAGACCGATCTTCTCCAGCACGCCGCGCCGGTAAGCCCGGTAACCGGCCGTGATGTCGTGGATCCCAACGCCGAGCAGCAGCCGCGCATAGGTGTTGGCGGTCTTGGACAGCACCAGGCGGCGCACCGGCCAGTTTCGCACCGTCCCACCGTCTACGTAACGCGAGCCGATAGCCAGGTCGGCGCCCGCGTCAATGGCGTCCAGCAACCGGTAGAGCTGCTCGGGCGCGTGGCTGCCGTCGGCATCCATCTCCACGATCACCTCGTAGTTGCGGTCCAGCCCCCAGGCGAAACCGGCCAGGTACGCTGCGCCGAGTCCGGCCTTGGAGGTCCGGTGCATGACGTGAATGCGCTCGGGGTCGGCGGCCGCCCGCTCGTCGGCCAGCTTCCCGGTACCGTCCGGGCTGCCGTCGTCGACGACGAGGACGTGCACGTCGGGTCGGGCCTGCTGGAGTCGGTCCAGGATGATCGGCAGGTTCTCCAACTCGTTGTAGGTGGGGATGACCACCAGAGTGTGCAGGCTGGGACGCTCACTCATCGGCGCCGTTCCTCCCGTTCTCCGCATCGGCGCCGGTGCGGCCCCGCTTGAAATGACGTCGCGTAATCCGACCGCGCATGAAGTTTCCATTTTGCCGTATGGCGGCCAACAGGGACGCAACGGCCGCTCCAAGCAACACCCATTGCAGCACCGGCGCCCACCGCGTCGCCGGGGTCAGCGTGGTCTTGAGCCGTATGTGGCTGTCGAGGTAGGCGGGCTCGAAGAAGGCGGTCCGGGCCAGTTCACGGCCGTCGGGGGCGATCACCGCACTGATCCCGGTGGTTCCGGCGACCACGACGTAGCGGTCATGCTCGACGGCGCGCACCTTGGCAAACGCCAACTGCTGGTCGCTCATCGTCTCGTCGAAGGTGGCGTTGTTGGTCGGCACTGCCAGCAGCTGGGCGCCGGCGAGCACCGACTGGCGCGGCGCGCGATCGAAGATCACTTCCCAGCAGGTGGCGACCCCGACCGGGACACCGGCGACATGCACCACCCCATTGCCGTGACCGGGAACGAAATAGCCGGCCCGATCGGCATAGCCGGACAGGTGGCGGAAGAACCCGCGCCACGGCAGGTACTCACCGAACGGCTGCACGATCCGCTTGTCGTGGCTCTCCCCCGGCCCGGTGCGCGGATCCCACACCAGCACCGAATTCGACGCCACCGGATTGTCCCGGCTCCAGCCGGGCGCGGCACGCACCGTGCCCACCAGGATCGGGGCGTCGACCGCCTGAGCGGCGACGGTGATCTGCTGCGCCGCGTCGATGTTGGTCACCGGGTCGATGTCCGAGGCGTTCTCCGGCCAGATCACGAACAGCGGTTGTGGGGCGCGCCCGGTCGCGACATCCTCTGCCAACCGCAGGGTTTCGCGGACGTGGTAGTCGAGCACCTCCCGGCGCTGGGCGTTGAAGTCGAGCCCCAGCCGCGGCACGTTGCCCTGCACGGCGGCCACCGTGATCGACGGTTCGTCGCCGGCGCCCACGCCGGAACGGCGCACCCCCGGCCACACCACGACGGCGGTCAGCATCACCAGACAGATACACAGTCCGGGCACCAGCACCGCCGGCGGGCGGTCGGCGGGCCCCAGGACTGCCGGGGAAGGCGGAGCGTTCCGCAGCCACCGCACGATCTCCATGGCCAGAGCGGTGCCGGCGCAACCGATCAGCACCACCCCGGTCGACAACAGCGGAACACCGCCGAGTGCGACCAGCGGCAGCAACGGTCCCGCAGTCTGGCCGTACCCCACCGCCCCCCAAGGGAACCCGCCGAACGGGACCACCGACTTCGCCCATTCCTGGGCGGCCCACAGCAGCGCGAACCAGATCGGCCAGCCGGCCAGGGATCGCACTGCCACCGCCGCCGATCCGAAAAGGGCGGGAAACAGTGCGCACATCAGCGCCAGGATCAGCCAGGGCACCGCGCCGACCAGCCCGCCCACCCACGGCAGCAGCGGCAGGTAGAACGCCAGGCCGCACAGCAGGCCGTAGCCGAAACCCCCGGCAATGGTGGTTTCGCGGCGAACGAGCACCCAACTCAGCAGCGCGAAGGCCAAAATCGCGGCCCACCACCAGTTCAGCGGGGCGAAGCTGGAACGTAACAGCATGCCCGCAGCCACCGATGCGGCCAGCTGCGCCCAGCGATCCGCCGCGGCGATGCCCAGCCGCTCCAGCCGGTTCGGCCCGGTCGGCTCGGCGTGGGTGAGTACGCCGCCGTCAGATTCGGTGGGAACGTCAGCGGCCGGTTCGGTGGGGGTTTCCGTCGCCGGTTCCTCGGTCGGCTCAACCATGCAGGACCACACCACGGTGCACCGTGCGACGGCATCGGGGGCTGGCGCCGGGCTCGAGCACCGGCAACGCGGGCACCCGGGCGCGTGGATCGGTCGACCATCGCTGAACGGAGTCGCTGGGCGCCTCGACGGCCAGGGCACTGGTCTCCCACACCGCGTACGAGGCGGGTGCGCCGGGCACCAGGGTTCCGGTGAGGCCGTCGTTGATACCGGCGGCCCGCCAGCCACCGCGCGTCGACGCGGCGAAAGCCGCCCGCATCGAAACCGCACTGCCCGGCGTGCGGTGGTTCGCGGCGGCACGCACCGCGGCCCACGGATCCAATGCGGTCACCGGGCTGTCAGAACCAAACGCGAGGGGCACGCCTTGGGATGCTAACAGCGCAAATGGGTTCAGCCCGGCGGCTCGCTCGGCGCCCAGACGCTGGGCGTACATGCCCTCCCGGCCGCCCCACAGTGCGTCGAAAGCCGGCTGCATGCTGGCGATCACACCCCAGGAACCCAGCTTGGCGGCCTGCTCGGCGCTGACCATCTCCAGGTGCTCCAGCCGGTGCCCGCAACGGGCCACCGCGGGCACCCCGAACTTCTCCACCACGCGTTCCAGCGCCGCAACCACCGTGGCGACCGCCGCGTCGCCGATCACGTGGAATCCGGCGGTCACCTGCGCCTCGGTGCAGGCCCACAGGTGGGCAGTGACCGCGTCGAGGTCCAGGTGGCAGAACCCGGTACAGCCGGGGGCATCGGCGTAGTCCTGGTGGAGCCAGGCGGTGTGCGAGCCCAACGCCCCATCCACGAACAGGTCGCCGCCGAGCCCGCGCGCGCCGGTCTCGGCGATGAGTTCGCGTGCCCGGGCAGCGCTGGTGACAGCTTCGCCCCAGTAGCCGACGATCTCGACGCCGTGGCTGGCTTCGCCCAGGGCCCGCAGCTCGCGCCAGTCGTCGCGACCGCCGATGTCCGGGCCGGCACATTCATGTACCGCGACGACCCCGGCCGCGGCGGCGGCATCGAGCGCAGCCACCCGGGCCTCGGCGCGCTGCGCGGCGGTGAGCAGGGTGCCGGCCATGGCACGGACCCGGTGGTGGGCATCGCCGGACAGCGGGGCGGCGGCGTCGATTCCGGCCGGCAAGTCCGGCACCAGGTTGCGCAGCACGGTGGAGGCCAACGCGGAGTGGACGTCGGCGCGAGACAGGTATGCGGGTCGATCCCCCACCACGGCGTCGATGGCCGCGGTGTCTGGGGCACGGTCCTCGGGCCAGCCGGATTCGTCCCAGCCGTGTCCGCGGATCGGCTCACCGGGGTGGGCTGCGGCGTAGTCGGCGATCAGTTGCAGGCAGTGCTGCACCGAGGTCGCCGGCCGAAGGTCCAGGCCGATGCGGCACAGGCCCGTCTCGGTGACGTGGACATGGCTGTCCACGAATGCCGGTGTCACCAGCGCGCCGTCGAGTTCGATCACCTCGGCCTGCGAGAACTGGTCGCGGCCGACGTCGTCGCTGCCCAG includes these proteins:
- the lnt gene encoding apolipoprotein N-acyltransferase — protein: MVEPTEEPATETPTEPAADVPTESDGGVLTHAEPTGPNRLERLGIAAADRWAQLAASVAAGMLLRSSFAPLNWWWAAILAFALLSWVLVRRETTIAGGFGYGLLCGLAFYLPLLPWVGGLVGAVPWLILALMCALFPALFGSAAVAVRSLAGWPIWFALLWAAQEWAKSVVPFGGFPWGAVGYGQTAGPLLPLVALGGVPLLSTGVVLIGCAGTALAMEIVRWLRNAPPSPAVLGPADRPPAVLVPGLCICLVMLTAVVVWPGVRRSGVGAGDEPSITVAAVQGNVPRLGLDFNAQRREVLDYHVRETLRLAEDVATGRAPQPLFVIWPENASDIDPVTNIDAAQQITVAAQAVDAPILVGTVRAAPGWSRDNPVASNSVLVWDPRTGPGESHDKRIVQPFGEYLPWRGFFRHLSGYADRAGYFVPGHGNGVVHVAGVPVGVATCWEVIFDRAPRQSVLAGAQLLAVPTNNATFDETMSDQQLAFAKVRAVEHDRYVVVAGTTGISAVIAPDGRELARTAFFEPAYLDSHIRLKTTLTPATRWAPVLQWVLLGAAVASLLAAIRQNGNFMRGRITRRHFKRGRTGADAENGRNGADE
- a CDS encoding amidohydrolase; the protein is MAVRDGVVAWLGSDDVGRDQFSQAEVIELDGALVTPAFVDSHVHVTETGLCRIGLDLRPATSVQHCLQLIADYAAAHPGEPIRGHGWDESGWPEDRAPDTAAIDAVVGDRPAYLSRADVHSALASTVLRNLVPDLPAGIDAAAPLSGDAHHRVRAMAGTLLTAAQRAEARVAALDAAAAAGVVAVHECAGPDIGGRDDWRELRALGEASHGVEIVGYWGEAVTSAARARELIAETGARGLGGDLFVDGALGSHTAWLHQDYADAPGCTGFCHLDLDAVTAHLWACTEAQVTAGFHVIGDAAVATVVAALERVVEKFGVPAVARCGHRLEHLEMVSAEQAAKLGSWGVIASMQPAFDALWGGREGMYAQRLGAERAAGLNPFALLASQGVPLAFGSDSPVTALDPWAAVRAAANHRTPGSAVSMRAAFAASTRGGWRAAGINDGLTGTLVPGAPASYAVWETSALAVEAPSDSVQRWSTDPRARVPALPVLEPGASPRCRRTVHRGVVLHG
- a CDS encoding polyprenol monophosphomannose synthase encodes the protein MSERPSLHTLVVIPTYNELENLPIILDRLQQARPDVHVLVVDDGSPDGTGKLADERAAADPERIHVMHRTSKAGLGAAYLAGFAWGLDRNYEVIVEMDADGSHAPEQLYRLLDAIDAGADLAIGSRYVDGGTVRNWPVRRLVLSKTANTYARLLLGVGIHDITAGYRAYRRGVLEKIGLDAVDSKGYCFQVDLTWRAVNNGFTITEVPITFTERELGVSKMSGSNIREAMVKVARWGIGGRVNRLRSARS
- a CDS encoding carboxylesterase/lipase family protein, with amino-acid sequence MHNHPVQARIATGVVEGFVRDGVRRWRSIPYARPPVGPLRFRAPQPAEPWSGVRHCHGFTNCAPQERFYTVLGPGRFQPTSEDCLTLNVVAPEDTDTGPLPVMVFIHGGGYIMGSSATPIYDGAALARRGCVYVSVNYRLGALGCLDLSSLSTPEVTLDSNLYLRDLVLALGWVQENIATFGGDPDNVTIFGESAGAHAVATLLAVPAAQGLFTRAIAESPAAGLVRNTDIAAAFAERFAALLGVRPSGAQALLRVTPSELLAAQDRLIADGNRDMLGAFPIGPVCGDDVLPVDPIEAMRQGSAHRVPLIVGSNADEGRLFTRFLKMLPVDEPMVEAVLAGTDAGVRDRIIAAYPDYPKRAACIRLGGDFAFNAAVWQIADAHGAHAPTYVYRYDYAPRMLRWSGMGATHATELFAVFDVYRTGGFGRLLTAGADRRTALQVSKQVQRRWGAFSRAGVPDEGWPAYTADERAVMVFDRKTRLEYDPAPERRKAWQGFSLAH
- a CDS encoding RNA polymerase-binding protein RbpA; this encodes MADRVLRGSRLGAVSYETDRNHDLAPRRMARYRTDNGEEFEVPFADDAEIPGTWMCRNGLEGTLLEGDLPEPKKVKPPRTHWDMLLERRSVEELEELLKERLELIKTKRRG